A portion of the Stegostoma tigrinum isolate sSteTig4 chromosome 18, sSteTig4.hap1, whole genome shotgun sequence genome contains these proteins:
- the LOC125460906 gene encoding lectin-like translates to MLVLIVLLEIFLTEAAGGDIYSNGGEALLKTTDPPKNGYKSALKDVFWPFVSKKSTSGKYDKTYIPPDKAVPLDVVPAEKHSLPANRVCKDRRGICKGPCREGFNSFNNVCYKYIYHKMDFASAELFCQQEYSGHLASIHCRLNYLFVTDIIRESYFDCPQTWIGLTDATKEGYFLWTDGTKLDHTAWSKGEPSDLIGHQNCVVLDRKGYFLWTDEECSKELNFVCAYALPCK, encoded by the exons ATGTTGGTTCTTATTGTCCTTCTGGAGATATTCTTGACGGAAGCTGCAGGCGGTGACATATACAGCAATG GAGGTGAGGCACTTCTGAAAACTACCGATCCACCTAAAAATGGATATAAATCGGCATTGAAAGATGTGTTTTGGCCATTTGTTTCAAAAAAATCTACTTCAGGAAAGTATGATAAAACTTATATACCTCCAGACAAAGCAGTTCCACTGGATGTTGTCCCTGCCGAAAAACACAGCCTGCCTGCTAACCGTGTTTGTAAGGACAGAAGGGGAATCTGCAAAGGACCCTGTAGGGAAGGTTTCAATAGTTTCAATAATGTCTGCTACAAATACATCTACCACAAAATGGACTTTGCCAGTGCAGAG CTGTTTTGCCAACAAGAGTATTCCGGTCACCTTGCCTCTATACACTGCCGCTTAAACTATCTGTTTGTTACTGACATAATAAGGGAATCATATTTTGATTGTCCACAAACTTGGATTGGCCTCACTGATGCTACCAAA GAAGGATACTTCCTTTGGACTGATGGAACAAAACTGGATCATACAGCATGGTCTAAAGGAGAACCTTCTGACCTGATTGGACACCAAAATTGTGTGGTACTTGACCGTAAAG GTTATTTCCTCTGGACGGATGAAGAGTGTAGTAAAGAGTTAAACTTTGTCTGTGCATATGCTTTACCCTGCAAATAA